A part of Anser cygnoides isolate HZ-2024a breed goose chromosome 15, Taihu_goose_T2T_genome, whole genome shotgun sequence genomic DNA contains:
- the CCP110 gene encoding centriolar coiled-coil protein of 110 kDa isoform X3: MKMEDYEIFCKKHLSRIQEEAIKTETSFIVQHKNISFIQFHGVPVLSPLLNFEKKKEIEQYKQKALDLETWRQNSKKRALLNRVQEILENVQIRKGSSANDVNTGEGENTCPASDSKALTDLTAPPDASLPCSPKQHGPTELEKTPELVSSDTVGQVTSNVTEAQAAEENVFSKQSESRFSEDIPCPRAASPDSTQSKLVSHALQKQEGAAVPSSDKEVQDPYVMSLQNLLKKSREYVEKEQTRRGSKSNSKRSMSESHSDKENDAVKTTDSVKERAKLTGRNSTAVPLDKPSLNKSNTLLQGTSAHSNNTSMSTLSSFSKVDIPMRVGTPPLVDSDSDEELKNTSVVDRDSSIVRSLMGSYTKLPSPEPSMSPKMHRRRPRPLSMGHIVINNPVNAYELSPKGKGRAMDLIMQDIADKNNVSESVPKFMVDFSMLCPGRVPGVIRNSAAPCDGLVVGKPIRHSFGPLESKGPLSATVEGQVAMDSRGPYKVETAANTAAPKLNEPFGISQSTVSQKLLAVHETKPSSLLENTKCNSPVELNKSYDVENPSPLLTQSKHMRQQMDTPSASPANEQFLENTFEKVKRRLDLDTDNCQKENSPCAVTVGMEEQEKQWLQEQKYSVGSVYITKNTAPDSSIVKEEILKTKMLAFEEMRKRLEEQHAQQLSILIAEQEREQEKLQKELEEQERKLKGKKVATTEIEISKVNINSRMELEWRKSESGLLESVQSQLETVHNTNSTSIGFAHTTTPNTFTSTSETSFYLWGPSGSGVIKTSVSRPSNRIKTRWTQVFSPEIQMKFSKITAVAKGFLTRRLLQTEKLKHLKQTVKDTMEFIRNFQSEAPLKRGSVSAQDASLHERVMAQLRAALYDIHDIFFTMEASERMNILRHDREVRKEKMLRQMDKVKSPRERATLSTATQKSLDRKKYMKASEMGMPSKKIIIKQKSPESRVLQPNQGQNAPVHRLLCRQGTPKTSMKGVDQNRKKASESRVSNKAVPGVCEAKRSGCRRTYANKKPCVYIFSISF; the protein is encoded by the exons ATGAAAATGGAGGACTATGAAATATTCTGTAAGAAGCATCTTTCCAGAATCCAAGAAGAGGCAATAAAGACAGAAACCTCTTTCATTGTTCAGCACAAAAATATCTCCTTCATTCAGTTCCATGGAGTTCCTGTGCTTTCGCCCCTG CTgaactttgaaaagaaaaaggaaatagagCAGTATAAACAGAAAGCACTGGATCTAGAGACCTGGAGACAGAACTCCAAGAAAAGAGCTTTACTGAATCGTGTTCAGGAGATTCTAGAAAACGTTCAG atcAGGAAGGGATCTAGTGCAAATGACGTGAACACGGGGGAGGGTGAGAATACGTGCCCTGCTTCAGACTCAAAAGCTTTGACTGACCTCACAGCTCCACCTGATGCCAGTTTGCCATGTTCTCCTAAACAGCATGGTCCCACGGAGCTTGAAAAGACTCCAGAACTTGTGTCATCAGATACGGTAGGGCAAGTGACATCAAATGTGACAGAAGCTCAAGCAGCTGAAGAGAAcgttttttcaaagcaaagcgAGAGTCGCTTCTCCGAAGACATACCTTGTCCAAGGGCTGCATCTCCTGACAGCACGCAGAGTAAGCTTGTGTCTCACGCTTTGCAAAAGCAAGAGGGAGCAGCAGTGCCATCATCTGACAAGGAAGTCCAAGATCCGTATGTAATGAGCCTTCAGAACCTGCTGAAAAAATCCAGGGAGTACGTAGAGAAAGAGCAAACGAGGCGTGGCTCAAAAAGTAATTCAAAGAGGAGTATGAGTGAAAGTCAttcagacaaagaaaatgatgCAGTTAAAACAACTGATTCTGTGAAAGAGCGAGCGAAGCTTACAGGCAGAAATTCCACTGCTGTGCCACTTGATAAGCCCAGTCTTAATAAATCAAATACCCTTCTCCAAGGTACCTCTGCTCATAGCAATAACACAAGTATGTCAACTTTATCCAGTTTTTCTAAAGTGGACATTCCTATGAGAGTTGGAACACCCCCGCTGGTGGATTCAGATTCagatgaagaattaaaaaatacttctgtggtTGATCGTGACAGTAGCATTGTCAGGAGCCTCATGGGATCGTATACCAAATTGCCAAGCCCAGAGCCAAGCATGAGTCCTAAAATGCACCGAAGACGCCCAAGACCTCTATCGATGGGACACATAGTTATAAATAATCCTGTGAATGCTTATGAATTGAGCCCTAAAGGCAAGGGGAGAGCGATGGATTTAATCATGCAAGATATTGCTGATAAAAATAATGTGTCTGAATCAGTGCCTAAGTTCATGGTGGACTTCTCTATGCTTTGCCCTGGCAGAGTTCCTGGTGTCATCAGGAATTCTGCAGCTCCCTGTGATGGGTTGGTGGTTGGCAAACCAATTCGACATTCCTTTGGGCCTTTGGAAAGCAAGGGGCCGTTGTCTGCTACAGTGGAAGGACAGGTGGCGATGGACAGCAGGGGACCATATAAAGTAGAGACTGCTGCTAATACTGCAGCTCCAAAACTGAATGAGCCATTTGGCATCAGTCAGTCTACAGTATCACAGAAGCTCCTAGCTGTGCATGAAACTAAACCGTCCAGTTTGCTCGAAAATACTAAATGTAATTCTCCAGTAGAACTCAATAAATCTTACGATGTAGAAAACCCATCCCCGCTGCTAACACAGAGCAAGCATATGCGTCAGCAGATGGATACTCCAAGTGCTTCCCCGGCAAATGAGCAGTTTCTGGAAAATACCTTTGAAAAGGTAAAACGTAGGCTTGATTTGGACACCGACAattgccaaaaagaaaacagtcccTGTGCTGTAACAGTTGGAATGGAAGAACAAGAGAAGCAGTGGTtgcaagaacagaaatattctgtGGGATCAGTTTACATTACCAAGAACACAGCTCCTGATTCAAGTATAGTAAAAG aagagattttaaaaactaaaatgttgGCGTttgaagaaatgaggaaaaggctTGAAGAACAGCATGCACAACAACTGTCAATTCTGATAGCTGAACAAGAGAGAGAACAGGAGAAACTgcagaag GAACTGGAAGAACAGGAGAGGAAGCTGAAGGGAAAGAAGGTTGCTACAACGGAAATAGAAATTTCCAAAGTGAACATTAACAGCAGGATGGAGTTGGAGTGGAGAAAAAGCGAAAGTGGCTTACTGGAAAGCGTGCAGTCTCAGCTGGAGACAGTCCATAACACAAACTCGACCAGCATTG GTTTTGCTCATACCACAACACCTAACACCTTCACTTCAACAAGTGAAACTTCATTCTACCTCTGGGGACCATCGGGTAGTGGAGTTATAAAAACCTCAGTATCTAGGCCAAGTAACAGGATCAAAACTAGGTGGACTCAG GTTTTCAGTCCAGAGATACAAATGAAGTTCAGTAAGATAACTGCTGTGGCAAAGGGATTTCTTACTCGTAGACTCCTGcagacagaaaaactgaaacatcTTAAGCAAACTGTAAAA gatACTATGGAGTTCATAAGGAATTTTCAGTCTGAAGCCCCATTAAAAAGAGGAAGTGTTTCAGCACAAGATGCATCCCTTCATGAAAGAGTAATGGCTCAG CTGCGAGCTGCTCTGTATGACATCCATGACATATTTTTTACAATGGAGGCATCTGAAAGAATGAATATTCTGCGTCACGATCGTGAAGTTCGTAAAGAGAAAATGCTTAGGCAAATG gATAAAGTAAAGAGTCCAAGAGAGAGAGCAACGCTTTCAACAGCTACGCAGAAATCTCTGGATAGGAAAAAGTACATGAA GGCTTCAGAAATGGGAATGCcaagtaaaaaaataatcataaaacaaaaaagtcctGAAAGCCG AGTACTTCAACCAAATCAAGGACAGAATGCCCCAGTTCATAGATTGCTTTGCAGACAAGG aaCCCCTAAGACCTCAATGAAGGGGGTTGATCAAAATAGAAAGAAGGCCTCAGAGAGCAGAGTGTCTAACAAGGCTGTTCCAGGTGTGT GTGAAGCCAAGAGAAGTGGCTGTAGAAGGACATACGCTAATAAGAAACCATGCGTATACAtcttcagcatttcattttga
- the CCP110 gene encoding centriolar coiled-coil protein of 110 kDa isoform X1: MKMEDYEIFCKKHLSRIQEEAIKTETSFIVQHKNISFIQFHGVPVLSPLLNFEKKKEIEQYKQKALDLETWRQNSKKRALLNRVQEILENVQIRKGSSANDVNTGEGENTCPASDSKALTDLTAPPDASLPCSPKQHGPTELEKTPELVSSDTVGQVTSNVTEAQAAEENVFSKQSESRFSEDIPCPRAASPDSTQSKLVSHALQKQEGAAVPSSDKEVQDPYVMSLQNLLKKSREYVEKEQTRRGSKSNSKRSMSESHSDKENDAVKTTDSVKERAKLTGRNSTAVPLDKPSLNKSNTLLQGTSAHSNNTSMSTLSSFSKVDIPMRVGTPPLVDSDSDEELKNTSVVDRDSSIVRSLMGSYTKLPSPEPSMSPKMHRRRPRPLSMGHIVINNPVNAYELSPKGKGRAMDLIMQDIADKNNVSESVPKFMVDFSMLCPGRVPGVIRNSAAPCDGLVVGKPIRHSFGPLESKGPLSATVEGQVAMDSRGPYKVETAANTAAPKLNEPFGISQSTVSQKLLAVHETKPSSLLENTKCNSPVELNKSYDVENPSPLLTQSKHMRQQMDTPSASPANEQFLENTFEKVKRRLDLDTDNCQKENSPCAVTVGMEEQEKQWLQEQKYSVGSVYITKNTAPDSSIVKEEILKTKMLAFEEMRKRLEEQHAQQLSILIAEQEREQEKLQKELEEQERKLKGKKVATTEIEISKVNINSRMELEWRKSESGLLESVQSQLETVHNTNSTSIGFAHTTTPNTFTSTSETSFYLWGPSGSGVIKTSVSRPSNRIKTRWTQVFSPEIQMKFSKITAVAKGFLTRRLLQTEKLKHLKQTVKDTMEFIRNFQSEAPLKRGSVSAQDASLHERVMAQLRAALYDIHDIFFTMEASERMNILRHDREVRKEKMLRQMDKVKSPRERATLSTATQKSLDRKKYMKASEMGMPSKKIIIKQKSPESRVLQPNQGQNAPVHRLLCRQGTPKTSMKGVDQNRKKASESRVSNKAVPGAYAGRTQRKKPNVVTI; the protein is encoded by the exons ATGAAAATGGAGGACTATGAAATATTCTGTAAGAAGCATCTTTCCAGAATCCAAGAAGAGGCAATAAAGACAGAAACCTCTTTCATTGTTCAGCACAAAAATATCTCCTTCATTCAGTTCCATGGAGTTCCTGTGCTTTCGCCCCTG CTgaactttgaaaagaaaaaggaaatagagCAGTATAAACAGAAAGCACTGGATCTAGAGACCTGGAGACAGAACTCCAAGAAAAGAGCTTTACTGAATCGTGTTCAGGAGATTCTAGAAAACGTTCAG atcAGGAAGGGATCTAGTGCAAATGACGTGAACACGGGGGAGGGTGAGAATACGTGCCCTGCTTCAGACTCAAAAGCTTTGACTGACCTCACAGCTCCACCTGATGCCAGTTTGCCATGTTCTCCTAAACAGCATGGTCCCACGGAGCTTGAAAAGACTCCAGAACTTGTGTCATCAGATACGGTAGGGCAAGTGACATCAAATGTGACAGAAGCTCAAGCAGCTGAAGAGAAcgttttttcaaagcaaagcgAGAGTCGCTTCTCCGAAGACATACCTTGTCCAAGGGCTGCATCTCCTGACAGCACGCAGAGTAAGCTTGTGTCTCACGCTTTGCAAAAGCAAGAGGGAGCAGCAGTGCCATCATCTGACAAGGAAGTCCAAGATCCGTATGTAATGAGCCTTCAGAACCTGCTGAAAAAATCCAGGGAGTACGTAGAGAAAGAGCAAACGAGGCGTGGCTCAAAAAGTAATTCAAAGAGGAGTATGAGTGAAAGTCAttcagacaaagaaaatgatgCAGTTAAAACAACTGATTCTGTGAAAGAGCGAGCGAAGCTTACAGGCAGAAATTCCACTGCTGTGCCACTTGATAAGCCCAGTCTTAATAAATCAAATACCCTTCTCCAAGGTACCTCTGCTCATAGCAATAACACAAGTATGTCAACTTTATCCAGTTTTTCTAAAGTGGACATTCCTATGAGAGTTGGAACACCCCCGCTGGTGGATTCAGATTCagatgaagaattaaaaaatacttctgtggtTGATCGTGACAGTAGCATTGTCAGGAGCCTCATGGGATCGTATACCAAATTGCCAAGCCCAGAGCCAAGCATGAGTCCTAAAATGCACCGAAGACGCCCAAGACCTCTATCGATGGGACACATAGTTATAAATAATCCTGTGAATGCTTATGAATTGAGCCCTAAAGGCAAGGGGAGAGCGATGGATTTAATCATGCAAGATATTGCTGATAAAAATAATGTGTCTGAATCAGTGCCTAAGTTCATGGTGGACTTCTCTATGCTTTGCCCTGGCAGAGTTCCTGGTGTCATCAGGAATTCTGCAGCTCCCTGTGATGGGTTGGTGGTTGGCAAACCAATTCGACATTCCTTTGGGCCTTTGGAAAGCAAGGGGCCGTTGTCTGCTACAGTGGAAGGACAGGTGGCGATGGACAGCAGGGGACCATATAAAGTAGAGACTGCTGCTAATACTGCAGCTCCAAAACTGAATGAGCCATTTGGCATCAGTCAGTCTACAGTATCACAGAAGCTCCTAGCTGTGCATGAAACTAAACCGTCCAGTTTGCTCGAAAATACTAAATGTAATTCTCCAGTAGAACTCAATAAATCTTACGATGTAGAAAACCCATCCCCGCTGCTAACACAGAGCAAGCATATGCGTCAGCAGATGGATACTCCAAGTGCTTCCCCGGCAAATGAGCAGTTTCTGGAAAATACCTTTGAAAAGGTAAAACGTAGGCTTGATTTGGACACCGACAattgccaaaaagaaaacagtcccTGTGCTGTAACAGTTGGAATGGAAGAACAAGAGAAGCAGTGGTtgcaagaacagaaatattctgtGGGATCAGTTTACATTACCAAGAACACAGCTCCTGATTCAAGTATAGTAAAAG aagagattttaaaaactaaaatgttgGCGTttgaagaaatgaggaaaaggctTGAAGAACAGCATGCACAACAACTGTCAATTCTGATAGCTGAACAAGAGAGAGAACAGGAGAAACTgcagaag GAACTGGAAGAACAGGAGAGGAAGCTGAAGGGAAAGAAGGTTGCTACAACGGAAATAGAAATTTCCAAAGTGAACATTAACAGCAGGATGGAGTTGGAGTGGAGAAAAAGCGAAAGTGGCTTACTGGAAAGCGTGCAGTCTCAGCTGGAGACAGTCCATAACACAAACTCGACCAGCATTG GTTTTGCTCATACCACAACACCTAACACCTTCACTTCAACAAGTGAAACTTCATTCTACCTCTGGGGACCATCGGGTAGTGGAGTTATAAAAACCTCAGTATCTAGGCCAAGTAACAGGATCAAAACTAGGTGGACTCAG GTTTTCAGTCCAGAGATACAAATGAAGTTCAGTAAGATAACTGCTGTGGCAAAGGGATTTCTTACTCGTAGACTCCTGcagacagaaaaactgaaacatcTTAAGCAAACTGTAAAA gatACTATGGAGTTCATAAGGAATTTTCAGTCTGAAGCCCCATTAAAAAGAGGAAGTGTTTCAGCACAAGATGCATCCCTTCATGAAAGAGTAATGGCTCAG CTGCGAGCTGCTCTGTATGACATCCATGACATATTTTTTACAATGGAGGCATCTGAAAGAATGAATATTCTGCGTCACGATCGTGAAGTTCGTAAAGAGAAAATGCTTAGGCAAATG gATAAAGTAAAGAGTCCAAGAGAGAGAGCAACGCTTTCAACAGCTACGCAGAAATCTCTGGATAGGAAAAAGTACATGAA GGCTTCAGAAATGGGAATGCcaagtaaaaaaataatcataaaacaaaaaagtcctGAAAGCCG AGTACTTCAACCAAATCAAGGACAGAATGCCCCAGTTCATAGATTGCTTTGCAGACAAGG aaCCCCTAAGACCTCAATGAAGGGGGTTGATCAAAATAGAAAGAAGGCCTCAGAGAGCAGAGTGTCTAACAAGGCTGTTCCAG GAGCATATGCAGGAAGAACCCAAAGAAAGAAGCCAAATGTTGTGACAATTTAA
- the CCP110 gene encoding centriolar coiled-coil protein of 110 kDa isoform X2, whose product MKMEDYEIFCKKHLSRIQEEAIKTETSFIVQHKNISFIQFHGVPVLSPLLNFEKKKEIEQYKQKALDLETWRQNSKKRALLNRVQEILENVQIRKGSSANDVNTGEGENTCPASDSKALTDLTAPPDASLPCSPKQHGPTELEKTPELVSSDTVGQVTSNVTEAQAAEENVFSKQSESRFSEDIPCPRAASPDSTQSKLVSHALQKQEGAAVPSSDKEVQDPYVMSLQNLLKKSREYVEKEQTRRGSKSNSKRSMSESHSDKENDAVKTTDSVKERAKLTGRNSTAVPLDKPSLNKSNTLLQGTSAHSNNTSMSTLSSFSKVDIPMRVGTPPLVDSDSDEELKNTSVVDRDSSIVRSLMGSYTKLPSPEPSMSPKMHRRRPRPLSMGHIVINNPVNAYELSPKGKGRAMDLIMQDIADKNNVSESVPKFMVDFSMLCPGRVPGVIRNSAAPCDGLVVGKPIRHSFGPLESKGPLSATVEGQVAMDSRGPYKVETAANTAAPKLNEPFGISQSTVSQKLLAVHETKPSSLLENTKCNSPVELNKSYDVENPSPLLTQSKHMRQQMDTPSASPANEQFLENTFEKVKRRLDLDTDNCQKENSPCAVTVGMEEQEKQWLQEQKYSVGSVYITKNTAPDSSIVKEEILKTKMLAFEEMRKRLEEQHAQQLSILIAEQEREQEKLQKELEEQERKLKGKKVATTEIEISKVNINSRMELEWRKSESGLLESVQSQLETVHNTNSTSIGFAHTTTPNTFTSTSETSFYLWGPSGSGVIKTSVSRPSNRIKTRWTQVFSPEIQMKFSKITAVAKGFLTRRLLQTEKLKHLKQTVKDTMEFIRNFQSEAPLKRGSVSAQDASLHERVMAQLRAALYDIHDIFFTMEASERMNILRHDREVRKEKMLRQMDKVKSPRERATLSTATQKSLDRKKYMKASEMGMPSKKIIIKQKSPESRVLQPNQGQNAPVHRLLCRQGSICRKNPKKEAKCCDNLRRQHSLG is encoded by the exons ATGAAAATGGAGGACTATGAAATATTCTGTAAGAAGCATCTTTCCAGAATCCAAGAAGAGGCAATAAAGACAGAAACCTCTTTCATTGTTCAGCACAAAAATATCTCCTTCATTCAGTTCCATGGAGTTCCTGTGCTTTCGCCCCTG CTgaactttgaaaagaaaaaggaaatagagCAGTATAAACAGAAAGCACTGGATCTAGAGACCTGGAGACAGAACTCCAAGAAAAGAGCTTTACTGAATCGTGTTCAGGAGATTCTAGAAAACGTTCAG atcAGGAAGGGATCTAGTGCAAATGACGTGAACACGGGGGAGGGTGAGAATACGTGCCCTGCTTCAGACTCAAAAGCTTTGACTGACCTCACAGCTCCACCTGATGCCAGTTTGCCATGTTCTCCTAAACAGCATGGTCCCACGGAGCTTGAAAAGACTCCAGAACTTGTGTCATCAGATACGGTAGGGCAAGTGACATCAAATGTGACAGAAGCTCAAGCAGCTGAAGAGAAcgttttttcaaagcaaagcgAGAGTCGCTTCTCCGAAGACATACCTTGTCCAAGGGCTGCATCTCCTGACAGCACGCAGAGTAAGCTTGTGTCTCACGCTTTGCAAAAGCAAGAGGGAGCAGCAGTGCCATCATCTGACAAGGAAGTCCAAGATCCGTATGTAATGAGCCTTCAGAACCTGCTGAAAAAATCCAGGGAGTACGTAGAGAAAGAGCAAACGAGGCGTGGCTCAAAAAGTAATTCAAAGAGGAGTATGAGTGAAAGTCAttcagacaaagaaaatgatgCAGTTAAAACAACTGATTCTGTGAAAGAGCGAGCGAAGCTTACAGGCAGAAATTCCACTGCTGTGCCACTTGATAAGCCCAGTCTTAATAAATCAAATACCCTTCTCCAAGGTACCTCTGCTCATAGCAATAACACAAGTATGTCAACTTTATCCAGTTTTTCTAAAGTGGACATTCCTATGAGAGTTGGAACACCCCCGCTGGTGGATTCAGATTCagatgaagaattaaaaaatacttctgtggtTGATCGTGACAGTAGCATTGTCAGGAGCCTCATGGGATCGTATACCAAATTGCCAAGCCCAGAGCCAAGCATGAGTCCTAAAATGCACCGAAGACGCCCAAGACCTCTATCGATGGGACACATAGTTATAAATAATCCTGTGAATGCTTATGAATTGAGCCCTAAAGGCAAGGGGAGAGCGATGGATTTAATCATGCAAGATATTGCTGATAAAAATAATGTGTCTGAATCAGTGCCTAAGTTCATGGTGGACTTCTCTATGCTTTGCCCTGGCAGAGTTCCTGGTGTCATCAGGAATTCTGCAGCTCCCTGTGATGGGTTGGTGGTTGGCAAACCAATTCGACATTCCTTTGGGCCTTTGGAAAGCAAGGGGCCGTTGTCTGCTACAGTGGAAGGACAGGTGGCGATGGACAGCAGGGGACCATATAAAGTAGAGACTGCTGCTAATACTGCAGCTCCAAAACTGAATGAGCCATTTGGCATCAGTCAGTCTACAGTATCACAGAAGCTCCTAGCTGTGCATGAAACTAAACCGTCCAGTTTGCTCGAAAATACTAAATGTAATTCTCCAGTAGAACTCAATAAATCTTACGATGTAGAAAACCCATCCCCGCTGCTAACACAGAGCAAGCATATGCGTCAGCAGATGGATACTCCAAGTGCTTCCCCGGCAAATGAGCAGTTTCTGGAAAATACCTTTGAAAAGGTAAAACGTAGGCTTGATTTGGACACCGACAattgccaaaaagaaaacagtcccTGTGCTGTAACAGTTGGAATGGAAGAACAAGAGAAGCAGTGGTtgcaagaacagaaatattctgtGGGATCAGTTTACATTACCAAGAACACAGCTCCTGATTCAAGTATAGTAAAAG aagagattttaaaaactaaaatgttgGCGTttgaagaaatgaggaaaaggctTGAAGAACAGCATGCACAACAACTGTCAATTCTGATAGCTGAACAAGAGAGAGAACAGGAGAAACTgcagaag GAACTGGAAGAACAGGAGAGGAAGCTGAAGGGAAAGAAGGTTGCTACAACGGAAATAGAAATTTCCAAAGTGAACATTAACAGCAGGATGGAGTTGGAGTGGAGAAAAAGCGAAAGTGGCTTACTGGAAAGCGTGCAGTCTCAGCTGGAGACAGTCCATAACACAAACTCGACCAGCATTG GTTTTGCTCATACCACAACACCTAACACCTTCACTTCAACAAGTGAAACTTCATTCTACCTCTGGGGACCATCGGGTAGTGGAGTTATAAAAACCTCAGTATCTAGGCCAAGTAACAGGATCAAAACTAGGTGGACTCAG GTTTTCAGTCCAGAGATACAAATGAAGTTCAGTAAGATAACTGCTGTGGCAAAGGGATTTCTTACTCGTAGACTCCTGcagacagaaaaactgaaacatcTTAAGCAAACTGTAAAA gatACTATGGAGTTCATAAGGAATTTTCAGTCTGAAGCCCCATTAAAAAGAGGAAGTGTTTCAGCACAAGATGCATCCCTTCATGAAAGAGTAATGGCTCAG CTGCGAGCTGCTCTGTATGACATCCATGACATATTTTTTACAATGGAGGCATCTGAAAGAATGAATATTCTGCGTCACGATCGTGAAGTTCGTAAAGAGAAAATGCTTAGGCAAATG gATAAAGTAAAGAGTCCAAGAGAGAGAGCAACGCTTTCAACAGCTACGCAGAAATCTCTGGATAGGAAAAAGTACATGAA GGCTTCAGAAATGGGAATGCcaagtaaaaaaataatcataaaacaaaaaagtcctGAAAGCCG AGTACTTCAACCAAATCAAGGACAGAATGCCCCAGTTCATAGATTGCTTTGCAGACAAGG GAGCATATGCAGGAAGAACCCAAAGAAAGAAGCCAAATGTTGTGACAATTTAAGACGACAGCACTCGCTGGGATAA